One Chryseobacterium indoltheticum DNA segment encodes these proteins:
- a CDS encoding glucose 1-dehydrogenase, with amino-acid sequence MTNLKGKVIIVTGAGMGLGLAAADVLASKGADVSLVDYNDEALHKAKTELEKKHPESKFLTVTADVSVEENVKNYVDATVKEFGKIDGLYNNAGIEGKQAPLVEYDIEVFKKVIDINLLGVYYGMKYVIPELQKNGGGRIVNVASVGGIRGVLNQTAYVATKHAVAGMTKNAALEYGKDNILTNAIAPGAILTPMVAEAFNQVNPADPKAAEKEYASRNPTRRLGDPKDVGSLVAYLLSDENGYVSGQVIAIDGGESNMYGNS; translated from the coding sequence ATGACAAATTTAAAAGGAAAAGTAATAATTGTAACAGGCGCAGGAATGGGCTTAGGCTTAGCTGCGGCTGATGTTTTAGCTTCAAAAGGCGCAGATGTTTCTTTGGTAGATTATAATGATGAAGCTTTGCATAAAGCAAAAACAGAATTAGAAAAAAAGCACCCTGAAAGTAAATTTCTTACGGTTACTGCAGATGTTTCTGTAGAAGAGAATGTGAAAAATTACGTTGATGCAACTGTAAAAGAATTCGGGAAAATCGATGGACTTTACAACAACGCGGGAATTGAAGGAAAACAGGCTCCATTGGTAGAATATGATATTGAAGTTTTCAAAAAAGTAATTGATATCAATCTTTTAGGAGTGTATTACGGAATGAAATATGTAATTCCTGAATTACAGAAAAATGGTGGCGGAAGAATCGTAAATGTAGCTTCTGTTGGCGGAATCAGAGGTGTTCTTAATCAAACTGCTTATGTTGCCACAAAACATGCTGTTGCGGGAATGACTAAAAATGCAGCCTTAGAATATGGAAAAGATAATATTTTAACCAACGCTATTGCACCGGGTGCGATTTTAACGCCAATGGTTGCTGAAGCTTTTAATCAGGTAAATCCTGCAGATCCTAAAGCTGCTGAAAAAGAGTATGCATCAAGAAACCCGACCAGAAGATTGGGTGATCCTAAAGATGTAGGAAGCCTGGTTGCTTATCTTTTGAGTGATGAAAATGGTTATGTTTCAGGACAGGTAATCGCTATCGATGGCGGAGAATCTAATATGTACGGAAACTCGTAA
- a CDS encoding MGMT family protein: MNEVFKQQVWEITKLVPKGRVTSYGAIAKAVGFPNHSRHVGKAMGGCPKDVPAHRVISSSGTLSVPEFQVKLEAEGIEVENFRIKNFRKLFWNPLDEL; encoded by the coding sequence ATGAACGAAGTTTTCAAGCAGCAAGTGTGGGAAATTACCAAATTAGTTCCAAAAGGAAGAGTGACGAGTTACGGAGCAATAGCAAAGGCGGTCGGTTTTCCCAATCACTCCCGTCATGTTGGGAAGGCAATGGGTGGCTGTCCTAAAGATGTTCCTGCTCATCGTGTGATTTCAAGTTCGGGAACTTTATCCGTTCCGGAATTTCAGGTGAAACTGGAAGCAGAAGGAATTGAGGTAGAAAATTTCAGAATAAAAAATTTCAGAAAACTATTTTGGAATCCTTTAGATGAATTATAA